A genomic window from Silene latifolia isolate original U9 population chromosome Y, ASM4854445v1, whole genome shotgun sequence includes:
- the LOC141630604 gene encoding uncharacterized protein LOC141630604: MDDVVVDRLLHDIGSHISGYQWLQVVHPPVPWYQSVWDTWVLPKQAFVGWLIHRNALNTRSKLYKLGLVSTANCVICEMGEETHDHLFRDCVYASKLFAGLEQWLQLKIMDPSGSYSKLQMRVCRVVKSAVLYAIWMERNSARLELSICRPERLIQRFEGKFMEG, from the exons ATGGATGATGTGGTTGTTGATAGACTTTTGCATGATATAGGCTCTCACAT TTCAGGATATCAGTGGTTACAGGTTGTGCACCCACCTGTTCCATGGTATCAGTCTGTCTGGGATACTTGGGTTCTCCCTAAGCAAGCTTTTGTTGGTTGGCTTATTCATAGGAATGCTTTAAACACAAGATCTAAACTGTATAAGCTAGGCCTGGTTTCTACTGCTAATTGTGTCATTTGTGAGATGGGGGAGGAGACACATGATCACCTATTCAGGGACTGTGTCTATGCTTCCAAACTTTTTGCAGGGTTAGAACAGTGGCTGCAGTTGAAGATCATGGACCCGTCTGGTTCTTATTCTAAGTTGCAGATGAGGGTTTGCAGGGTAGTTAAAAGTGCAGTCTTGTATGCTATTTGGATGGAAAGGAACTCTGCTCGGTTGGAATTATCTATTTGCAGGCCTGAAAGATTGATTCAAAGGTTCGAGGGCAAGTTCATGGAAGGCTAG